A single genomic interval of Nymphalis io chromosome 30, ilAglIoxx1.1, whole genome shotgun sequence harbors:
- the LOC126779998 gene encoding uncharacterized protein LOC126779998: MWSASSKESNGETKNIPALMNFNIYDILKPIKVETVDRNNVKISTLIDITPDENKNETDFDLNGSYLDKVKKTEFTLVDLFENLFVSPQHVVKNDSKDDSIDLLDTPVTDVRFETGAPGVTDEIEDTVQYNKARTFDEIFDSAVSLRYPKLEPVGEIKISEDAFDAVDIKTLNIEYQKPIDKASGANERATTNAILGKENISKIETYDVNYKHLTSLYEPTNTKQIPIEDNNFDFYKDHIYNNISQMKLQSLQNPNEQKRNVFQADSVTRYRKDIKSLLIDQNKPPIIPNSNGAAIPILQTIKKDNKVFNKRRVVVKDSAKAGFTKGPNIYEKSIVLPQIVKRLGERKRILDEKKNIKRKLILDKCNLQMDNCSGIDNSRTRNNIKVDLPVLQPEVLMKDCNRERLRALKIRRAFQEFNSKGEL, encoded by the coding sequence ATGTGGAGCGCAAGTTCTAAGGAATCAAACGGTGAAACGAAAAATATTCCAGCTTTAATGAATTTCAACATCTATGATATATTAAAGCCAATTAAAGTTGAAACGGTTGATAGAAATAACGTTAAAATTTCCACGCTAATTGATATAACACCggatgaaaataaaaacgaaacagACTTTGACTTAAACGGTTCATATTTggacaaagttaaaaaaacagaGTTTACATTGGTCGATTTATTCGAGAACTTGTTTGTCAGCCCTCAGCATGTCGTGAAAAATGATAGCAAAGATGATTCCATTGATCTTCTGGATACTCCAGTGACTGATGTTAGATTTGAAACAGGAGCTCCAGGTGTTACGGACGAAATCGAAGATACAgttcaatataataaagctaGAACGTTCGATGAGATTTTCGACAGCGCAGTTTCGTTGCGATATCCGAAGCTAGAGCCTGTGGGTGAGATAAAAATATCTGAAGATGCATTTGATGCTGTAGATATAAAAACATTGAACATTGAATATCAGAAGCCAATTGACAAAGCCAGCGGTGCAAATGAAAGAGCAACGACAAACGCAATACTTGGAAAGGAAAACATTTCAAAGATAGAAACCTATGacgttaattataaacatttaacttCATTATACGAACCCACTAATACTAAACAAATACCAATAGAAGACAATAATTTTGACTTTTACAaagatcatatatataataatatatcacaaATGAAGTTACAGAGTTTACAAAATCCAAACGAACAAAAACGTAATGTTTTCCAAGCTGACTCAGTAACGAGATACAGAAAAGATATTAAATCGCTTTTAATCGATCAAAATAAACCCCCAattattccaaattcaaatggAGCTGCTATACCTATCTTGCAAACgataaaaaaagataacaaaGTATTCAATAAGCGGCGTGTAGTTGTCAAAGATAGCGCGAAAGCTGGATTCACAAAAGGGCCGAATATTTACGAGAAGTCAATCGTGTTACCACAGATTGTAAAACGTTTGGGTGAAAGGAAAAGAATACTGGacgaaaagaaaaatataaaaaggaaattgATATTAGATAAATGTAATTTGCAAATGGATAACTGTTCTGGAATCGATAATTCTAgaacaagaaataatattaaagtcgaTTTACCAGTTTTGCAACCGGAAGTATTGATGAAGGATTGTAATAGAGAGAGGTTAAGGGCGTTGAAAATTAGAAGGGCATTTCAGGAATTCAATTCTAAAggagaattataa